Proteins from a single region of Buchnera aphidicola (Cinara curvipes):
- the pgi gene encoding glucose-6-phosphate isomerase, which produces MKNINPTNTVAWKKLHNHFFDIKNIHIKDLFNLDKNRFTNYSISFNNEILVDFSKNRITKKTLQLLLDLSKECYLSDAIKNMFSGKLINKTENRSVLHIALRNKLNNKIIINNLDIMFSVKKELKKIKNFSNEIIKGYWKGYTGKNISDVVNIGIGGSHLGPYMVTESLKAYKNHLNIHYVSNIDGTNIIEVLKKVNLETTIFLIASKSFSTDETISNANYLKDQFSFKTNSINYFSKHCFALCENTSSALNFGIHKKNIFKFWDWVGGRYSLWSASGLSIALSIGFKNFELLLYGAYIMDQHFLNEKLSTNIPVILALISIWYTNFFHTETEAIFPYDEYMHVFPDYLQQSFMESNGKSIDRNGNLVTWNTSPIIWGQSGTNGQHSFFQLLHQGTNLVPCDFIIPSISHNPINNHHEKLLSNFLAQTQSLAFGNDFYINKEKISNDFIKNKNSFYKFCNGNKPSNSIILKKITPYSLGSLISLYEHKVFVQGIILNIFSFDQWGVELGKSVANNIYHDLFCNNLHKKYDSSTIGLLKIYKKWNNL; this is translated from the coding sequence ATGAAAAATATTAATCCAACAAATACTGTTGCGTGGAAAAAATTACACAATCATTTTTTTGATATTAAAAATATTCATATTAAAGATTTATTTAATTTAGATAAAAATAGATTTACAAATTATTCTATTTCTTTTAATAATGAAATTTTAGTAGATTTTTCTAAAAATCGTATTACTAAAAAAACTTTGCAATTATTATTAGATCTTTCTAAAGAATGTTATTTAAGTGATGCCATAAAAAATATGTTTTCGGGAAAACTAATTAACAAAACTGAAAATAGATCGGTTTTACATATTGCTTTGCGTAATAAATTAAATAATAAAATTATTATTAATAATTTAGATATTATGTTTTCTGTAAAAAAAGAATTAAAAAAAATAAAAAATTTTTCTAATGAAATAATTAAAGGTTATTGGAAAGGATATACTGGAAAAAATATATCAGATGTTGTAAATATTGGTATTGGTGGATCACATTTAGGTCCTTATATGGTTACTGAATCTTTAAAAGCTTATAAAAATCACTTAAATATTCATTATGTATCTAATATTGATGGTACTAATATTATTGAAGTATTAAAAAAAGTTAATTTAGAAACAACTATTTTTTTAATAGCTTCTAAATCATTTTCTACTGATGAAACTATTAGTAATGCTAATTATTTAAAAGATCAATTTTCTTTTAAGACTAATTCTATTAATTATTTTTCCAAACATTGTTTTGCTTTATGTGAAAATACCAGTTCAGCATTAAATTTTGGGATTCATAAAAAAAACATTTTTAAATTTTGGGATTGGGTTGGTGGTCGTTATTCTTTATGGTCTGCTTCTGGTTTATCTATTGCTTTATCAATAGGATTTAAAAATTTTGAACTATTATTATATGGCGCATATATTATGGATCAACATTTTTTGAATGAAAAATTATCTACTAATATTCCTGTTATATTGGCTCTAATAAGTATTTGGTATACAAATTTTTTTCATACAGAAACAGAAGCAATTTTTCCTTATGATGAATATATGCATGTTTTTCCTGATTATTTGCAACAAAGTTTTATGGAATCTAATGGTAAATCTATAGATCGTAATGGTAACTTAGTTACTTGGAATACCAGTCCAATTATTTGGGGTCAATCCGGTACTAATGGTCAACATTCCTTTTTTCAACTGTTACATCAAGGAACAAATTTAGTTCCGTGTGATTTTATTATTCCTTCTATTAGTCACAACCCTATTAACAACCACCATGAAAAATTATTATCAAATTTCTTAGCACAGACTCAATCTTTAGCTTTCGGTAATGATTTTTATATTAATAAAGAAAAAATATCAAATGATTTTATTAAAAATAAAAATTCATTTTATAAATTTTGTAATGGTAATAAACCAAGCAATTCTATTATTTTAAAAAAAATTACTCCATATTCTTTAGGTTCTTTAATTTCGTTATATGAACATAAGGTTTTTGTTCAAGGTATTATTTTAAATATATTTAGTTTTGATCAATGGGGTGTAGAATTAGGAAAATCTGTAGCAAATAATATATATCATGATTTATTTTGTAATAATCTTCATAAAAAATATGATAGTTCTACTATTGGATTATTGAAAATTTATAAAAAATGGAATAATCTTTAA
- the rpmE gene encoding 50S ribosomal protein L31 — MKKNVHPEYKKIFAICSCGYKIPVFSTKNSDMLLDLCSQCHPFYTGKQRTTNNKGRIKRFQKRFNFLEIK, encoded by the coding sequence ATGAAAAAAAATGTTCATCCAGAATATAAAAAAATTTTTGCAATCTGTTCATGTGGATATAAAATTCCCGTTTTTTCTACTAAAAATAGTGATATGTTACTTGATTTATGTTCGCAGTGTCATCCTTTTTATACAGGAAAACAGAGAACTACAAATAATAAAGGGAGAATAAAAAGATTTCAAAAACGTTTTAATTTTTTGGAAATAAAGTAA
- the hslV gene encoding ATP-dependent protease subunit HslV, whose amino-acid sequence MTTILSVRVQGKVAIGGDGQATFGHTVMKSNVKKVRLIYKNQVIAGFAGGTADAFTLFELFEKKLEKYQGQLQRSAVELAKDWRNNRLLRKLEALLAVADKKNSLIITGTGDVIQPENDIIAIGSGGPFAQSAAYALIKNTNLNATTIVKKSLKIAANICIYTNKSFTIHEIHSKK is encoded by the coding sequence ATGACTACTATATTAAGTGTTCGCGTACAAGGAAAAGTAGCAATAGGTGGGGATGGACAAGCTACTTTCGGGCATACTGTTATGAAAAGTAATGTAAAAAAAGTTCGTTTAATTTATAAAAATCAAGTAATTGCAGGTTTTGCTGGAGGAACTGCTGATGCTTTTACATTATTTGAATTATTCGAAAAAAAATTAGAAAAATATCAAGGACAATTACAAAGATCTGCAGTAGAATTAGCAAAAGATTGGAGAAATAATAGATTACTAAGAAAATTAGAAGCTTTATTAGCAGTAGCAGATAAAAAAAATTCTTTGATTATAACAGGCACTGGAGATGTAATACAACCTGAAAATGATATTATTGCAATTGGTTCTGGGGGACCGTTTGCTCAATCAGCAGCTTATGCTTTAATAAAAAATACTAATTTAAATGCAACCACAATAGTGAAAAAATCCTTAAAAATTGCAGCAAATATTTGTATATACACAAACAAATCATTTACTATACATGAAATACACTCAAAAAAATAA
- the hslU gene encoding HslU--HslV peptidase ATPase subunit yields the protein MSEMTPQAIVEELNKYIIGQDNAKRAVAIALRNRWRRMQLNSELRHEITPKNILMIGPTGVGKTEIARRLSKLANAPFIKVEATKFTEVGYVGKEVDSIIRDLTDLAIKMIRTQNIEKNKEQAKKRAEEKILKILIPVPDNQWNKDNSVEKPENTIKIFRKKLREGKLDNKEIEIQVSSTPIGIEIMSPPGMEELTNQLQSLFQNLGGKKKNLRKLKIKDAMKLIIEEEATKLLNLEELKEQAIYSVEQNSIVFIDEIDKICRHHSSSSNSDVSREGVQRDLLPLIEGCTVSTKHGSVKTDHILFIASGAFQTSTPSDLIPELQGRLPIRVELNALTIDDFERILTEPNASITTQYIALIKTEGVDIIFTKKGIRKIAEASWKINESMENIGARRLYTVLEKLMEEISFHSNEQSGKKIYIDENYVSLHLDKLVENQDLSRFIL from the coding sequence ATGTCCGAAATGACTCCTCAAGCCATTGTAGAAGAATTAAACAAATATATAATTGGACAAGACAACGCTAAACGCGCTGTTGCTATTGCTTTAAGAAATAGATGGAGGAGAATGCAATTAAATTCAGAATTACGTCATGAAATAACTCCTAAAAATATTTTAATGATAGGACCAACAGGGGTAGGAAAAACAGAAATTGCACGCAGACTATCCAAACTAGCTAATGCGCCCTTTATAAAGGTAGAAGCAACAAAATTTACTGAAGTAGGATATGTAGGAAAAGAGGTTGATTCTATCATTCGAGATTTAACTGACTTAGCAATAAAAATGATTCGCACACAAAATATTGAAAAAAATAAAGAACAAGCAAAAAAACGTGCAGAAGAAAAAATTTTAAAAATATTAATACCTGTACCAGATAATCAATGGAATAAAGATAATTCAGTAGAAAAACCAGAAAATACAATAAAAATTTTTCGTAAAAAACTTCGTGAAGGAAAACTTGATAATAAAGAAATTGAAATACAAGTTTCTTCTACACCTATTGGTATAGAAATAATGTCACCTCCAGGAATGGAAGAACTAACAAATCAATTACAATCTTTATTTCAAAATTTAGGAGGTAAAAAAAAAAATTTACGTAAATTAAAAATCAAAGATGCAATGAAATTAATAATTGAAGAAGAAGCAACAAAATTACTAAATTTAGAAGAATTAAAAGAACAAGCTATATATTCAGTAGAACAAAATAGTATTGTTTTTATTGATGAAATTGATAAAATTTGTAGACATCATTCTTCTTCATCAAACTCTGATGTATCTAGAGAAGGTGTACAAAGAGACCTCTTACCTTTAATTGAAGGGTGTACTGTATCTACAAAACATGGTTCTGTAAAAACAGATCATATCTTATTTATTGCATCAGGAGCATTTCAAACATCTACTCCTTCTGATTTAATACCAGAATTACAAGGAAGGCTTCCTATTCGAGTGGAATTAAACGCGCTAACGATAGATGATTTTGAAAGAATACTTACAGAACCTAATGCATCAATTACAACACAGTATATTGCTTTAATAAAAACAGAAGGGGTAGATATTATTTTTACAAAAAAAGGTATTCGTAAAATTGCAGAAGCTTCATGGAAAATAAATGAATCTATGGAAAATATTGGAGCTCGTAGATTATACACCGTCTTAGAAAAACTAATGGAAGAAATTTCATTTCATTCAAATGAGCAATCTGGAAAAAAAATATATATTGATGAAAATTATGTTAGTCTACATTTGGATAAATTGGTAGAAAATCAAGATTTAAGTCGGTTTATTTTATAA
- the zapB gene encoding cell division protein ZapB: MVLEVFSNLEVKVQESVDYISLLKLKINDLELKNKNLKKKLKNIYSLKERIEKKNLLIQEERIKWKNKIKSLLEKINHLE, from the coding sequence ATGGTTTTAGAAGTATTTTCTAATTTAGAAGTAAAAGTGCAAGAATCTGTAGATTATATTTCATTATTAAAATTAAAAATTAATGATTTAGAATTAAAAAATAAAAATTTAAAGAAAAAATTAAAAAATATTTATTCTTTAAAAGAACGTATTGAAAAAAAAAATCTTCTTATACAAGAAGAAAGAATTAAATGGAAAAATAAAATTAAATCTCTTTTAGAAAAAATTAATCATTTAGAATGA
- a CDS encoding ferredoxin--NADP reductase produces the protein MNQWLEVELINLKKWKNNLFTLIIKAPINSFIAGQFTKLSYINSKKKRIQRAYSFVNKPNNKNLEFYILLINKGKLTPKLYNIYNNKIFIKKNSFGFFTLSELPNKENIWMISTGTALGPYCSILQHENVLSKFKKIILIYAVKYSEDLNHLELFKKIKKKYKDKIKIKIILSQEKNKKYLYGRITNLIISGELEKSIQEPLNKKKSHVMLCGNPNMIKDTQKILFSLKKMRKHFRRKPGHITSENYW, from the coding sequence ATGAATCAATGGTTAGAAGTAGAATTAATAAATCTAAAAAAATGGAAAAATAATTTATTTACATTAATTATAAAAGCTCCCATTAATTCTTTTATAGCTGGCCAATTTACAAAATTATCATATATAAACTCAAAAAAAAAAAGAATACAAAGAGCTTATTCGTTTGTCAATAAACCTAATAATAAAAATTTAGAATTTTATATTCTATTAATTAATAAAGGAAAACTTACTCCAAAATTATATAACATTTATAACAATAAGATTTTTATTAAAAAAAATTCATTTGGTTTTTTTACTCTTTCAGAATTACCAAATAAAGAAAATATCTGGATGATTTCTACCGGTACAGCCTTAGGGCCATATTGTTCTATACTACAACATGAAAATGTACTAAGTAAATTTAAAAAAATAATTTTAATATATGCAGTAAAGTATAGTGAAGATTTAAATCATTTAGAATTATTTAAAAAAATAAAAAAAAAATATAAAGATAAAATAAAAATAAAAATAATATTAAGTCAAGAAAAAAATAAAAAATATCTATATGGACGCATAACTAATTTAATTATTTCAGGAGAATTAGAAAAATCTATACAAGAACCATTAAATAAAAAAAAATCACATGTAATGTTATGTGGGAATCCTAATATGATAAAAGATACACAAAAAATATTATTTTCATTAAAAAAAATGAGAAAACATTTTCGTAGAAAACCTGGACATATAACAAGTGAAAATTATTGGTAA
- the cyaY gene encoding iron donor protein CyaY, producing MNILSFNKKFKKTLLIIENIINQNEEKIDIDYIYLENMITITFKNKKKIIINSQEYLKQLWIATSNQGYHLILNKNTWKCIRTQKKIANILEQEFLNQTKNIIYFSDLDNIKE from the coding sequence ATGAATATATTATCATTTAATAAAAAATTTAAGAAAACATTATTAATTATAGAAAATATAATAAATCAAAATGAAGAAAAAATAGATATAGATTATATATATTTAGAAAATATGATAACTATAACATTTAAAAACAAAAAAAAAATTATCATTAATTCACAAGAATATTTAAAACAATTATGGATTGCTACATCAAATCAAGGATACCATTTAATACTTAATAAAAATACTTGGAAATGTATTCGAACACAAAAAAAAATAGCAAACATTTTAGAACAAGAATTTTTAAATCAAACAAAAAATATAATATATTTTTCAGATTTAGACAATATTAAAGAATAA